A window from Neobacillus sp. PS3-40 encodes these proteins:
- a CDS encoding HAMP domain-containing sensor histidine kinase, which yields MKKAKVWEERYQILTAKYEALEKQYEKEFEKNQQKEHMLIQQSRLAAMGEMIANIGHQWRQPLNHLSLLIQDVSEALEFGEITNHYIDLFTTESMVQIKQMSRTINDFQKFYMPNKEKNVFSLGESIGNALSIFSLSLKTYDIHVLFEYRGEQMAYGYQNEFSQVVLNILTNARDAFVHRGLKNRKVSITISQTESFFAVEFTDNAGGIEANLVPKLFKPYFTTRPHGTGLGLYMSKMILEKMDGSIKVENTDDGARFILFIPSAASGIITPSISV from the coding sequence ATGAAAAAGGCAAAGGTATGGGAAGAACGCTATCAGATCTTAACCGCAAAATATGAAGCATTAGAAAAGCAGTATGAAAAGGAATTCGAAAAAAACCAACAGAAAGAACATATGTTAATTCAGCAATCAAGACTTGCGGCGATGGGAGAAATGATTGCTAACATTGGCCATCAATGGAGGCAACCACTGAATCATTTATCGCTACTCATCCAGGATGTAAGTGAGGCCTTGGAATTTGGAGAGATTACTAATCATTATATTGATCTTTTCACGACAGAGAGTATGGTTCAAATTAAACAAATGTCTAGAACCATCAATGATTTTCAAAAGTTTTATATGCCAAATAAAGAAAAAAACGTTTTTTCACTTGGAGAATCGATCGGGAATGCTCTTTCCATTTTTTCTTTAAGCCTAAAAACCTATGATATTCATGTTTTATTTGAATATAGAGGCGAACAAATGGCATATGGCTACCAAAATGAGTTTAGTCAAGTTGTCTTAAATATTTTAACAAATGCTAGAGACGCATTCGTTCACCGCGGACTTAAAAATCGAAAGGTAAGTATTACAATTAGTCAAACAGAATCGTTTTTCGCTGTGGAATTTACCGATAATGCTGGAGGGATTGAAGCTAATTTAGTACCTAAGCTATTCAAACCCTATTTTACAACAAGGCCGCACGGGACCGGACTTGGTCTCTATATGTCAAAAATGATCCTTGAGAAAATGGATGGATCTATTAAAGTCGAAAATACTGATGATGGGGCAAGATTCATCCTATTTATTCCATCAGCAGCCAGCGGAATCATCACTCCCTCTATCTCTGTGTGA
- the plsY gene encoding glycerol-3-phosphate 1-O-acyltransferase PlsY produces MTEIIMIMILAYLLGSIPSGLIIGKVFYKTDIRKHGSGNLGGTNTFRTLGVKAGLAVTTADILKGTLAASLPVLFSADIHPLLIGIFAVIGHMYPLFAGFRGGKAVATSGGVLLFYTPLMFLIVLLIFFMCLYITKYVSLSSMLAGVSAIVYAVVKCIFYEWDTPLIIVVIVLVSFVFYRHRSNIKRIFNKTEPKIKWL; encoded by the coding sequence ATGACAGAAATCATCATGATCATGATCCTTGCATACTTGCTTGGTTCGATACCCTCTGGCTTAATCATAGGGAAGGTTTTTTATAAAACAGATATTCGAAAGCATGGCAGTGGTAATTTAGGTGGGACAAATACCTTTAGAACCCTAGGGGTAAAAGCAGGATTAGCTGTAACAACAGCTGATATATTAAAAGGAACGTTGGCTGCTTCATTGCCTGTTCTGTTTTCAGCAGATATTCATCCACTACTAATTGGGATTTTTGCGGTTATCGGACATATGTATCCCTTATTCGCTGGTTTTCGCGGTGGGAAAGCAGTTGCTACATCGGGTGGTGTTCTCTTGTTCTATACCCCGCTTATGTTTCTTATCGTCCTCTTGATCTTTTTTATGTGTTTGTACATAACAAAATATGTATCCCTTTCTTCCATGCTCGCTGGCGTTTCAGCAATTGTGTATGCGGTGGTTAAATGTATTTTTTATGAATGGGACACTCCGCTGATAATTGTCGTGATTGTATTGGTATCATTTGTTTTCTATCGGCACCGTTCCAATATCAAACGGATCTTCAATAAAACTGAACCTAAAATTAAATGGCTTTAA
- a CDS encoding diguanylate cyclase domain-containing protein translates to MSKDVRQYHNIKVLYLEDDPFSREKLLRILNRRFRNIIVATDGDEGYQLYQTYRPDLIITDLKVNQMNGLEMIRKIREQNDNVQIIITTAHDDNDIFIQSIENNVNHFILKPIDLDRLLLAIQKSVHHIQLEKELTQQNLELENERRKNELFPIIDPLTSIFNRLTFDKLLTSELEKSKQYEQSISVILIDIDNFKKINEQFGYEHGDKILVTISTILQQRISEYDILARWEGNTFILLTPQTDLKNAKELAHSIKSLIECFHFQDALHLTCSIGISEFSPEKGKSKKDLLLDAEHALFQSKKNGKNCVSIF, encoded by the coding sequence ATGTCCAAGGATGTCCGACAATACCACAATATAAAGGTACTATACCTTGAGGATGATCCGTTCAGCCGTGAAAAACTCCTACGAATTTTAAACAGAAGGTTTCGAAATATCATCGTTGCTACTGATGGAGATGAGGGCTATCAGCTTTACCAAACATATCGCCCGGATTTAATCATTACTGATCTTAAAGTAAATCAAATGAATGGACTTGAAATGATTAGAAAGATTCGTGAACAAAACGACAATGTACAAATTATCATTACAACGGCACATGATGATAATGACATCTTCATTCAATCCATCGAAAATAATGTTAATCATTTTATTCTGAAACCAATAGATTTAGATAGACTTTTACTTGCTATTCAGAAATCGGTTCATCATATTCAGCTTGAAAAAGAATTAACACAACAAAACTTGGAATTAGAAAATGAAAGAAGAAAGAATGAACTATTTCCTATTATTGATCCACTAACTAGCATATTTAATCGGTTGACATTTGATAAACTTTTGACAAGTGAATTGGAAAAAAGCAAACAATATGAACAGTCAATTTCTGTGATTTTAATAGATATAGATAATTTTAAAAAGATAAATGAGCAATTCGGTTATGAGCATGGTGACAAAATATTAGTTACCATATCTACCATACTTCAACAGCGGATTAGCGAGTATGATATTCTGGCTCGATGGGAAGGAAATACCTTTATTCTCCTAACTCCTCAAACAGATTTAAAAAATGCAAAAGAATTGGCCCATTCCATAAAGTCCTTAATTGAATGTTTTCATTTCCAAGATGCCCTGCATTTAACTTGTAGCATTGGTATTTCAGAATTTTCTCCAGAGAAAGGTAAATCGAAAAAAGATCTTTTACTAGATGCAGAGCACGCACTATTCCAATCAAAAAAGAATGGAAAAAATTGTGTAAGCATTTTTTGA
- the parE gene encoding DNA topoisomerase IV subunit B, translated as MAINQKVFDYNDDAIQVLEGLEAVRKRPGMYIGSTDARGLHHLVYEIVDNSVDEALGGFGDHITVKIHKDNSISVIDRGRGMPTGMHKLGKPTTEVILTVLHAGGKFGQGGYKTSGGLHGVGASVVNALSEWLVVTIKRDGFVYEQRFENGGKPATTLEKIGKTNQTGTAIRFKPDPTIFSTTTYNFETLCERLRESAFLLKGLKIDIFDERNDFHEVFHYENGIEAFVSYLNEEKDELHPVVSFEGIQNGIEVEFAFQFNDGYSENVLSFVNNVRTKDGGTHEAGTKTAMTRVFNEYARKVSFLKEKDKNLEGTDIREGLAGIISVRIPEEMLQFEGQTKGKLGTSEARSAVDAVVSEHLTYFLEENPDISSLLIKKSIKAYQARDAARKAREDARSGKKRKRSETVLSGKLTPAQSRNPQKNELYLVEGDSAGGSAKQGRDRRFQAVLPLRGKVINTEKAKLADIFKNEEINTIIHAIGAGVGADFNLDDVNYEKIVIMTDADTDGAHIQVLLLTFFYRYMKPLLDAGKVFIALPPLYKVSKGTGKKEVIEYAWSDDELQGAIQKIGRGYIIQRYKGLGEMNADQLWETTMDPETRTFIRVKIDDAARAERRVTTLMGDKVEPRRKWIEANVAFGLEEDDTILENENITVSEEETEG; from the coding sequence GTGGCAATAAATCAGAAAGTTTTTGATTATAATGATGATGCCATACAGGTACTGGAAGGACTTGAAGCAGTCAGAAAACGTCCGGGTATGTATATAGGCAGTACAGATGCACGGGGTTTGCACCATCTTGTATATGAAATTGTCGACAATTCCGTCGATGAAGCTTTAGGTGGCTTCGGTGATCATATTACCGTAAAAATTCACAAAGACAATTCTATTAGTGTAATTGATAGAGGCCGTGGGATGCCCACGGGAATGCATAAACTTGGAAAGCCAACAACTGAAGTTATTTTAACAGTGCTACATGCTGGTGGAAAATTCGGTCAAGGCGGTTATAAAACAAGTGGTGGATTGCATGGTGTAGGTGCTTCAGTTGTTAACGCACTCTCTGAATGGTTAGTTGTTACCATCAAAAGAGATGGATTTGTTTATGAACAGCGTTTTGAAAATGGTGGAAAACCAGCAACAACCCTTGAAAAAATTGGCAAAACGAACCAAACAGGAACAGCGATCCGTTTTAAGCCTGATCCAACTATTTTCTCCACCACTACGTATAATTTCGAAACATTATGTGAGAGGTTAAGAGAATCGGCATTTCTTTTAAAGGGATTAAAGATTGATATCTTCGATGAACGCAACGATTTTCATGAAGTGTTTCATTATGAAAATGGGATTGAAGCATTTGTTTCATACTTAAACGAAGAAAAAGATGAATTACATCCAGTTGTAAGCTTTGAAGGCATTCAAAACGGCATTGAGGTCGAATTTGCCTTCCAATTTAACGATGGTTATTCTGAAAATGTCCTCTCTTTTGTTAACAATGTTCGGACGAAGGATGGAGGTACACATGAAGCTGGTACAAAAACAGCTATGACACGTGTATTTAATGAATATGCACGAAAGGTTTCTTTTCTAAAGGAAAAGGACAAAAACCTTGAAGGTACCGATATTCGAGAAGGATTAGCAGGCATTATTTCTGTTAGAATTCCTGAAGAGATGCTTCAGTTTGAAGGACAAACAAAAGGTAAGTTAGGAACAAGTGAGGCAAGATCAGCGGTGGATGCTGTTGTGTCTGAGCATCTTACCTACTTCCTAGAGGAGAATCCTGATATTAGTTCTTTGCTAATCAAAAAATCCATTAAGGCTTATCAAGCACGTGATGCAGCTCGAAAAGCACGTGAGGATGCAAGAAGTGGCAAAAAGCGCAAACGGTCAGAAACGGTTCTTTCTGGAAAGCTTACACCTGCTCAATCGCGCAATCCACAAAAAAATGAGCTTTATCTAGTGGAGGGTGACTCTGCCGGAGGTTCTGCTAAACAGGGGCGTGATCGTCGTTTTCAAGCTGTTCTGCCGCTCCGAGGTAAAGTTATCAACACAGAAAAGGCCAAATTAGCCGATATATTTAAAAATGAAGAAATAAATACGATTATTCATGCAATTGGTGCTGGAGTCGGTGCCGATTTTAATCTTGATGATGTAAATTATGAAAAAATTGTCATCATGACGGATGCTGATACAGATGGAGCACACATTCAAGTATTACTACTTACTTTCTTTTATCGTTATATGAAGCCGCTTTTAGACGCGGGTAAAGTATTCATTGCCCTACCACCATTGTATAAGGTGAGTAAAGGGACTGGTAAAAAAGAAGTGATTGAGTATGCGTGGAGTGATGATGAACTCCAGGGTGCAATTCAAAAGATTGGCAGAGGCTACATCATACAGCGTTATAAAGGGCTTGGTGAGATGAATGCCGATCAACTTTGGGAAACAACAATGGACCCCGAAACACGTACATTTATCCGGGTTAAAATAGATGACGCTGCAAGAGCAGAGCGCAGGGTAACAACACTTATGGGTGACAAGGTAGAACCACGTCGGAAGTGGATTGAAGCAAATGTTGCTTTTGGATTAGAAGAAGACGACACAATCCTTGAAAATGAAAATATTACGGTCTCAGAGGAGGAAACTGAAGGATGA
- a CDS encoding glycosyl hydrolase family 18 protein: MTRIEYYKKNTVSRSRLIGGVILAFLLIVSSILLLVYPFASTVKKGYFHGINPILFDGHQVGNALIEKNTLYVPLSFMQKKLDNTIVYDQKSNSIIITTSDKVIQMPTESLTYFVNKHAVKLKVTPFKSISGQMFVALDPLLSYYPIKYKKLEKSGAIWIQKDGERYRNGHITAKKVNKEMLRLRTQPTLESPYTMEIVNNEPVMIESIKDNFYLVRAKNGVSGYVKKDFVRSEEQVNIQIPRQSLPIKTAKLNGAVQLTWEAVYTHNPDSSKIPGLGGVNVVSPTWFSLAGNDGTIKNLASLEYTKWAKSKGYHVWGVFSNSFDPTLTHEVLKDFQTRQKMIAELLQYSQMYQIQGINFDIENVKSEDGPLVTQFMREATPYLHEAGLVVTMDVTFAAESSNWSSFYERKKLAQIADYLIVMAYDEHWGTSPIAGSVASFPWVEHNLQKLLTEVPSNRLILGVPLYSRLWKEQMNADGTKDVSSKALSMDKVKAWISSKGLKPTFDSESGQNYVEYYDAKENATYKIWIEDDVSLKKRAELSTNYHLAGIASWSRSFGDQTAWAALNLNQEQSITKK, translated from the coding sequence ATGACAAGAATAGAGTACTACAAGAAAAACACCGTTTCACGATCGCGGCTCATCGGAGGGGTAATCCTAGCCTTTCTTTTAATCGTGTCATCGATCCTATTATTAGTATATCCCTTTGCATCCACCGTAAAAAAAGGATATTTTCATGGCATAAATCCAATTCTTTTTGATGGTCATCAAGTTGGAAATGCTTTGATAGAAAAAAATACACTTTACGTTCCATTGTCATTTATGCAAAAAAAGCTCGACAATACTATAGTTTACGATCAAAAGTCAAATTCAATCATCATTACCACTTCGGATAAAGTCATCCAGATGCCAACAGAATCATTAACTTATTTTGTTAATAAACATGCTGTTAAACTAAAAGTAACCCCTTTTAAATCCATTAGTGGGCAAATGTTTGTGGCCCTTGACCCGCTCCTATCCTATTACCCTATCAAATATAAAAAACTAGAAAAGAGTGGGGCTATCTGGATTCAAAAGGACGGGGAAAGATATAGGAATGGCCATATAACTGCTAAAAAAGTGAACAAAGAAATGCTTCGACTTCGGACACAACCTACATTGGAGTCTCCATATACTATGGAAATAGTCAACAATGAACCGGTCATGATTGAAAGTATAAAAGATAATTTTTACCTCGTCAGAGCAAAAAATGGCGTTAGTGGATATGTTAAGAAGGATTTTGTTCGAAGCGAAGAGCAGGTTAACATTCAAATTCCTAGGCAAAGTCTGCCTATAAAAACAGCTAAACTCAATGGAGCCGTCCAGTTAACATGGGAAGCGGTATATACACATAACCCAGATTCATCAAAAATACCAGGATTGGGAGGGGTAAATGTTGTTTCTCCTACATGGTTTTCGCTTGCAGGCAACGATGGAACTATTAAGAACTTAGCATCCTTAGAATATACGAAATGGGCAAAATCAAAAGGCTATCATGTTTGGGGAGTTTTCTCTAATAGTTTTGATCCAACTCTTACCCATGAGGTGCTTAAAGATTTTCAAACAAGACAAAAAATGATCGCCGAGCTTCTTCAGTATAGCCAAATGTATCAAATTCAAGGGATTAACTTTGACATTGAAAATGTTAAAAGTGAAGACGGGCCTTTAGTCACACAATTTATGCGGGAAGCGACCCCTTATTTGCATGAGGCTGGCTTAGTGGTCACAATGGATGTTACATTTGCAGCAGAATCTAGCAATTGGTCTTCCTTTTACGAAAGAAAAAAGCTTGCGCAAATTGCTGATTATCTAATTGTAATGGCCTATGATGAACACTGGGGAACATCTCCTATTGCTGGAAGCGTTGCAAGTTTTCCTTGGGTCGAACATAATTTACAAAAGCTATTAACTGAGGTTCCTAGTAATCGATTGATCCTTGGTGTTCCATTATATTCGAGACTCTGGAAAGAACAAATGAATGCAGATGGCACCAAAGATGTTTCGTCAAAAGCACTATCAATGGACAAAGTTAAAGCTTGGATTAGTTCAAAAGGATTGAAACCAACATTTGACTCAGAAAGTGGACAAAATTATGTTGAGTATTACGATGCAAAAGAGAACGCTACTTATAAAATTTGGATTGAAGATGACGTTTCTTTGAAAAAGAGGGCGGAGCTATCAACCAACTACCATTTAGCAGGGATTGCGAGCTGGTCACGATCCTTTGGTGACCAAACAGCTTGGGCAGCATTAAATCTTAATCAGGAGCAATCGATAACAAAAAAGTAA
- a CDS encoding CoA-binding protein, which produces MAIEIPNHDEIKTILKNAKRIAVVGLSDNPARTSYQVSKVMQNAGYEIIPVNPTIDEALGVKAVATLKDIEGHVDIVNVFRRSEQLLDVAKEFDEVDADVFWAQLGLMNEEAYHFLKDKGYTVVMDRCIKVEHAAIK; this is translated from the coding sequence ATGGCAATTGAAATTCCAAATCACGACGAAATTAAAACGATTTTAAAAAATGCTAAGAGAATTGCTGTTGTCGGTTTAAGCGATAACCCTGCACGAACCTCTTACCAAGTTTCAAAAGTGATGCAAAATGCTGGGTATGAGATTATCCCTGTTAACCCCACAATTGATGAAGCACTTGGCGTTAAGGCAGTTGCAACATTAAAGGATATTGAGGGCCACGTGGACATCGTAAATGTATTTCGCAGGTCTGAACAATTACTTGACGTGGCTAAAGAGTTTGATGAAGTAGATGCTGATGTATTTTGGGCTCAACTAGGGCTTATGAATGAAGAAGCTTATCATTTTCTAAAAGACAAAGGCTATACTGTTGTCATGGATCGCTGTATAAAAGTCGAACACGCGGCAATCAAATAA
- a CDS encoding ATP-binding protein encodes MNVNGLVVNNVPFPYFILDKNLKVLKRSDQANHIFQHSDSFRDLIIEEYIHQINRFLLEPSSTSFIEIPMYRKGNQTQSFQIYKAMDDCSNFHVYCIPVENEIEAMDKLLHEIDKKLIHLNQDLVIKKDYMERSLKKIKDASISMDYYKNINKLAAGIAHEIRNPLTTVKGFLQLLKPHLVEIGKVQYADVALDEINRANEIIYEFLNATKPKRNPYYGVSVNKLVRDIVMLYESEAILRDIQIITTFSKTDTVVSIESNHLKQILSNLIKNAIEAIDDNNSLERTIYISTIIDSDNASIHVVDSGCGMTDETIKNLFTPFFTTKEKGTGIGLNMCKKLIEDNGGTISLKSTIGKGTTFTINFPATSSTYQSLKINA; translated from the coding sequence ATGAATGTAAACGGTCTGGTTGTTAATAATGTACCCTTCCCATATTTTATCTTGGATAAAAATTTGAAAGTACTAAAAAGATCGGATCAAGCAAATCATATTTTTCAGCATTCAGATTCCTTTAGGGATTTAATTATTGAAGAATATATTCATCAGATAAATCGTTTCCTTCTTGAACCTTCCTCAACTAGTTTTATTGAAATACCTATGTATAGAAAAGGCAATCAAACACAATCTTTTCAAATATACAAGGCGATGGATGATTGTTCTAATTTCCATGTATACTGTATCCCTGTCGAAAATGAGATTGAGGCAATGGATAAATTGTTACATGAAATAGATAAAAAATTAATACATTTAAATCAGGATTTGGTAATTAAAAAGGACTATATGGAAAGGAGTCTTAAAAAAATAAAGGATGCATCCATTAGTATGGATTATTATAAAAACATTAATAAATTAGCTGCTGGTATAGCTCATGAAATTCGTAATCCATTAACAACGGTTAAAGGTTTTCTACAGCTATTAAAGCCTCATTTAGTGGAGATCGGAAAAGTCCAATATGCTGATGTGGCACTTGATGAAATAAATAGAGCAAATGAAATCATTTATGAATTCCTAAATGCAACAAAGCCGAAAAGGAATCCCTATTATGGAGTATCGGTTAATAAACTTGTAAGAGATATTGTTATGCTCTATGAAAGTGAAGCCATTTTAAGAGATATTCAGATTATCACTACTTTTTCTAAAACTGATACAGTGGTATCTATTGAATCAAATCATTTAAAGCAGATATTATCTAATTTGATTAAAAATGCAATCGAAGCAATTGACGATAACAACAGTTTGGAAAGGACTATTTATATTTCGACAATAATTGATTCTGATAATGCTTCTATTCACGTTGTGGACAGCGGTTGTGGGATGACAGATGAGACCATTAAGAATTTGTTTACTCCCTTCTTTACTACCAAAGAAAAAGGAACAGGGATTGGGTTAAATATGTGTAAAAAATTAATTGAAGACAATGGCGGCACCATTTCCCTTAAAAGTACAATTGGAAAAGGAACTACATTTACTATCAATTTTCCAGCTACTTCTTCCACTTATCAAAGTTTAAAGATTAATGCTTAA